From a region of the Mytilus galloprovincialis chromosome 3, xbMytGall1.hap1.1, whole genome shotgun sequence genome:
- the LOC143067807 gene encoding BTB/POZ domain-containing protein 7-like, with protein sequence MGANSSYMDSSGASGKSPQFPRLGHQYTVSETDISVKEKRKKASKFATLRKKLIRSRRHSRSLDYGRALRDMISSWSFRDVNCLIQEYEALAALKELALAANLARPPANSFRQDLSHLFDSKLCTDVDLVYRGACFPAHRALLSARSPYFRNLLRYHPFGSQVPVKLKTVGVDVSLFAILLRYLYTDSINLEELRKDHREILRKLAEEFGLPNQLEFDLRTLLESGDYCDALLVFSCDSECSDSLSHDLPPEGVCKAKSLELPCHKCVLAARSQFFRNLLLRRARSGEELTERTLQTTSLIVLDESVIPRKYARVLLNAIYQDSVDLSLILRGSASMCSLSEAQAIVAGKGQMTLVDEAMEVYQIGQFLDFPILSQGCEDIITEHISVDNILSILNWSSEPHGSEWVHRQAIQFMREEFLQIIQSPTFYELTKEQLIDIVCSDFLQAGELDILSAVLKWGEHHLVKKIEEREPNILSHTAHSISKKGVKKRDLNDNELRDILCDIISLVRIDHVIPYNNEILNSAIKRGLISSPPLHMMGDETCQSLPVSTWIRTKCHGTFTRPRLFTPYFEESKAVLEEQMSQDQDQDSGRVRTIQMSSIPDTLYMVEDRQSYIPFSSGSSTVDIVAGTIPVPDQTTMKMMIKREKEFQESKLTIRALSLPYCDRRVVNYQIQLRIVREFGLPDSTIEILQNSHFYHSNNVRHHHHPQPPTPVRTNPLLPIKRRQSPPLSRRSRHGSPTKPIQMVSPTRSLKQPDINPCHESVLSETMPDIAMATASVSQVHLQDEFELDIGDGTSHPGTMYI encoded by the exons ATGGGGGCAAATTCTTCCTACATGGATTCAAGTGGGGCATCAGGGAAATCCCCACAGTTTCCAAGATTAGGCCATCAGTATACTGTTTCTGAAACTGATATAAGCGTGAAAGAGAAAAGGAAAAAAGCATCAAAGTTTGCAACATTAAGAAAGAAATTAATACGTTCTAGACGACATAGTCGTTCCTTGGATTATGGAAGAGCTCTTAGAGATATGATATCATCCTGGTCTTTCAGGGACGTGAACTGTTTAATACAGGAATATGAGGCACTTGCAGCTCTTAAAGAGTTAGCTCTAGCAGCAAATCTAGCTAGACCCCCTGCAAACTCCTTCCGACAAGATCTGTCACATTTGTTTGACAGCAAATTATGTACAGATGTTGATTTAGTTTACCGTGGAGCATGTTTCCCAGCTCATAGAGCACTGTTGTCAGCTCGTAGTCCATACTTTAGGAACTTATTACGCTACCATCCTTTTGGATCACAGGTTCCTGTCAAGTTAAAAACAGTAGGAGTTGATGTATCTTTGTTCgcaattttattaagatatttataCACAGATTCAATTAATTTAGAAGAATTACGGAAGGACCATAgagaaattttaagaaaattagcTGAGGAATTTGGTTTaccaaatcaacttgaatttgattTACGGACTTTATTGGAATCTGGAGATTACTGTGATGCTTTATTGGTTTTCTCATGTGACAGTGAGTGCTCAGATTCTTTATCACATGACCTACCACCAGAGGGGGTGTGTAAAGCTAAAAGTTTGGAATTACCTTGTCATAAATGTGTTTTAGCAGCTCGATCTCAATTTTTTCGTAATTTATTATTAAGGCGTGCTAGGTCAGGCGAGGAGTTGACAGAACGAACATTGCAGACAACTTCATTGATTGTTCTAGATGAAAGCGTGATTCCTCGTAAATATGCCCGTGTGTTATTAAATGCTATTTATCAAGACAGTGTAGATTTATCGTTAATATTACGTGGAAGTGCTAGTATGTGTAGTTTAAGTGAAGCTCAGGCAATTGTTGCGGGTAAAGGACAGATGACATTAGTTGATGAAGCAATGGAAGTTTACCAGATAGGGCAGTTTCTTGATTTCCCTATATTGTCCCAAG GTTGTGAAGATATTATTACAGAGCATATATCTGTAGACAATATACTCAGTATACTTAACTGGAGTTCAGAGCCACATGGGTCTGAATGGGTTCACAGACAGGCTATACAGTTCATGAGAGAAGAATTTTTACAGATAATACAATCACCAACATTTTATGAATTAACCAAAGAACAGTTGATAGATATAGTGTGTTCAGATTTCCTGCAG GCGGGAGAGCTGGACATTTTATCAGCAGTGTTAAAATGGGGTGAACATCACCTGGTTAAAAAGATTGAAGAGAGAG AGCCAAATATACTCAGCCACACAGCTCATAGTATCAGTAAGAAAGGAGTGAAGAAAAGAGATTTAAATGACAATGAATTACGAGACATTTTATGTGATATAATTTCATTGGTCAGAATAGATCATGTGATACCttataataatgaaattttaaatagtGCAATAAAAAGAGGACTTATAAGCTCTCCACCATTACATATGATGGGAGATGAAACTTGTCAAAGTTTACCTGTGTCAACATGGATACGCACTAAATGTCATGGAACGTTTACACGACCCAGACTATTTACTCCATATTTTGAAGAATCAAAG GCTGTATTAGAAGAACAGATGTCACAGGATCAGGATCAAGACTCAGGTCGTGTACGGACGATACAAATGTCATCTATACCAGACACACTGTATATGGTGGAGGACAGACAGTCCTATATACCCTTCAGTTCAGGGAGTTCTACTGTTGATATTGTTGCTGGTACTATTCCTG TGCCTGATCAGACAACAATGAAAATGAtgataaaaagagaaaaagaattCCAAGAGAGTAAATTGACTATAAGAGCATTATCTCTACCTTATTGTGACCGTCGTGTTGTGAATTATCAAATACAGTTACGTATAGTGAGAGAATTTGGACTACCTGATAGTACtattgaaatattacaaaatagtCATTTTTACCATTCAAACAATGtccgtcatcatcatcatcctcaGCCACCGACACCTGTAAGAACCAATCCATTGTTACCAATAAAACGTAGACAGAGCCCACCACTCAGCAGGAGGAGTAGACATGGTAGTCCTACAAAACCTATACAGATGGTGTCACCTACAAGGTCCCTTAAACAG cctGATATTAACCCATGTCATGAAAGTGTCTTAAGTGAAACTATGCCTGATATTGCTATGGCAACAGCATCTGTGAGTCAGGTTCACCTTCAGGATGAGTTTGAGTTGGACATTGGTGATGGAACTAGTCATCCAGGAACTATGTACATCTGA